The window CGATGACCACTGAGGTGCCGAGCCACGGGGAGTCCGCGAAGGTGACCCTGATGCCGTACCGGCGGGCCAGGGCTCCCACCACGCGCAGACCGAGGTGGGCGTCCTCGGACACCCCGCCGAGGCCGGGGCCGGGGGCCACACCCTCCAGCGACTGGAGGGCCTCCTGCTTCTTCTCCTCGTTCAGGCCCTTGCCGGAGTCCTGGATCTCGATGCCGACACCGTTGGGCACCTCCTTGCCGGAGACGATCACCGGCTCGGTGGGCGGCGAGTAGCGTGCCGCGTTGTCGAGGAGGTGGGCGAAGATCAGCGTGAGGTGGTCCACCATGCCGCCGTCGACGCCGAGTTCGGGCAGGTGCTGCACCTGGACGCGGTCGAAGTCCTTGATCCGGCCGATACCGCCGCGCACCACACTGAGCAGGCGCTGAGGCTCCTGCCACTGGCGGCCGGGCCGGTCCGAGCCGCCGAGCACGCCGATGCTGGCGGCCAGCGAGTCGGCCGGGCCGAGCTGCTGGTCGAGCTCCATCAGACCCTGGGCGACGGAGGGCAGCCTGCCGTGTTCGCCCTGCATCTCGTGGAGCCGGCCGCGCAGCTTGCTGGTCAGTACGTGGATACGGCTGCCGATGCTGATGACGGCCTGCTCGGCGGAGGTGGAGCGGTTGAACTCCTGCTCCACTCCGATGAGCGCCGTCCTGAGTACCTTGCGCAGCTGGGCCTGCAGGTCGGCGCTGACCTCGGCGCACTGGTTGACGGAGGGCAGGACGTCATCGATGGAGTCACCGGCCCGCAGCCGCTCGAGCGCCTCGGGCAGCTGCTGGTCGGCGAGCAGGGCGACGGCCGCGAGCTGCCGGTCGAGCTGCTCCTGCCAGGCCTGCGTCTGCTCGGCGATCCGCGCCTCGTAGGCCTTGGCCTGTTCGGCCAACTGCGCGTCGTACGTTGCCCGTTCGGCGGCGTACTTGCGCTCCAGACCGGCCACGTGCTGCTGCCACTGCTGGGAGTGTTCGGCCTGTGCGTTCCTGAACTCGCCCGCGCTGCGGCGCATCTGGAGCTGGGAGCGGACAAGAAGTCGTACGGAGATGGCGCTCGCAGCCGTCGCCGCGACGCCGGAGACGATCGCGGGTATCTGGGTCGAGTCGGGTCCGGCGACCGCGGCGGCGACGGTTCCAGCGCCTAAGGCCAGTGGCATCAGCCACCAGCTGTACCAGGCGGCCGGTGCCCGCGCCTCCGGTGGCGGAGTGGCAAGTTCCATCTGCATCCTTCGAAGCAACACGATCGAACAGGGGGGAGAAGCTCGGGGCAGCACTCGCCGCGCGGTGATCCACCCCGCGACGGGCATGCGTGGACAGCGAGCGACAACCGATTGCTGTCGCGTCAACTCGCCGCGCCTCAGGGAACCTTATCGGGTTTGATCTACCTCAGATCAACCTCACCGGCCCACTTCTGTGAAGCTTTGGCAACCCGCCGACCAGCTCGAATCAGTCGACAAATCCCTTTACTCATCGCCGCGGCCGGAGGGCGCTGTGACGAAAACGGCGGGTACGACACGGAACGCGTGGGCATGCATGTCATGATCACAGCACCCGAGTTGATCTTGAGGAGACTCACCGATGAGAGGCATATCAGGTCCTCCCGCCGCGGCTCCTACCGCGCCCGGCCGCCTGCCCTTGATCGGACACGGACACCAACTGGCCAGACGTCCCCTGGAGTTCATGAACGCGCTGCGCGAACAGGGCAGCGTCGTGAAGATCCTGATAGGCCCCACCGCCGCCTATGTGGTCACCGACCCGGCCGTCACCCGCCGGGTACTGGTGACGGAGGTCGACGCGTTCGCAAAGGGCGGCAAGATCATCGACGCGCTGCGGGTGTTCTTCGGCGACGGCCTCGCCACGATCGCCGACGGCGACCTGCACATGAAGCACCGCCGGCTGATGCAGCCCATGTTCAACAAATCGCACATCGCCACCCGTGGCGACGTCATGATCAGCCACGTACGGACGGCCACCGAGGCATGGGCGGAGGGGGTCGCGCGTGACACGTACGAGGACATGAACGACCTGACGCTGTCGACGTTCCTCGTGGCGCTCTTCGGTTCGGGCCTGCCGGGACATGTCGAGCGGGAGTTCCAGGGACTCATGCCGGAGATCATGCGTGGCACGATCCGGCAGACCATCCTGCCCGGTTGGGTGACGAAGCTGCCCCTGCCCGCGAACCGCGCGCACGAGCGGCGGGTGGCCCGGCTGCGGGCCCTCATCGACCAGGCCATCGACCATCACCGGGCCCAGCTGGCGTCCGCGGAACAGCCCGCGCCGCCGCCCGGCTGCCCCGCCCATCAGGACGGCCCGCGGACCGAGGGCGCCGCGTCACAGGCCGGTCTCTTCTCCACTCTCCTCACGGCCGACGACCCCGAGACGGGCCCTCTCTCCCACCAGCAGCTCCAGGACGAGGCGATCACCCTCCTCACGGGCGCGATCGAGACCACCGGGACGACCCTGGCGTGGACCCTGTACGAGATCAGCCGCAACCCGGGGATCGAGCGGAAGCTGCACGCCGAACTCGACGCCGTCTGCGGCGAACGCCCGCTGCGCCAGGAGGACCTGGGCTCCCTGCCGTACATGCGCAGTGTCCTCAAGGAGGCCATGCGCATGTACGGACCGGCCTGGCTCGTCACCCGGATCACCACGCGACCGGTCGTCCTCGACGGAGTTCCGATCCCCGAGGGCGCGGACGTCGTATACAGCCCGTACGTCCACCAGCACGACCCCGAGGTCTATGCGGACCCCGCGGCCTTCGACCCGGGCCGTTGGGAGCCCGAGCGCGCCAAGAGCATCAACCGCTCCTCGTTCCTCGCCTTCGGGGACGGCCGGCGCAAGTGCATCGGCGAGGAGTTCGCCTGGACCGAACTCCTCATCGTCCTGGCCACCGTCGTCCAACGCTGGCGGCTGACCCTCACGTCCGCTCCCCCGCGCCCCCAGGCCATCGTCACGGTCAAGCCCGACAAGCTCTCCATGACACCGCAGCCGCGGGTCCCGACGAAGGCCCAGGAGCACGAGGAGCAACCCGCTCCCTCCTGATGACGATCACGTCCCGGTGAGGCGCTCCCGGCGCTCGGCGTCCACAACCCCCAGTCCGGGCCCGGGAGCCAGCGCCAGCACCCCCACTTTGCCCAGGTGGGCGTTGTTCTGGACCAGGCGGGCCGCCTCGGCCGTGTCGGTGAGGGGGTAGGTCTCGGTGAGGGCGGGGGCGAGGTGGCCGAGGTCGAGAAGGCGGCCGACGGCGGCCTGTTCGTGGAGGTTCGAGCCGTGGCTGCCGATGACGCGCTTGAGGCGCATCCAGAGGTACCGGTTGTCGAACTCGTGCTGGTAGCCGGTGCTGGAGCCGCACGTCACCACCGCACCGCCCCGGCGCACGACGAAGACCGAGACGCCGAAGGTGGCCCGGCCGACGTGCTCGAAGACGATGTGCGGGTCCTCCCCGGTCGCGGCCCGGACCAGCTTGCCGAGCCGTTTGCCGACCAGGGCGGGATCGGCGGGCGGCTCGCTGCCGCTGAGGCCGATCTCCTCCCGGTTGATCACGTGGTGACAGCCGAGCCGGCGGGCGTACTGCGCCTTCCGTTCGCTGCTGACGACGCCGACGGCTATGCCCCCGCCGTTGCGGACGAGTTGGACCGCGTACGCGCCGAGGCCGCCCGCCGCTCCCCAGATCAGCACCACGTCGCCCTGGGTCATCCGGGCGCCCCGGTCACTGACCAGCATGCGGTACGCCGTGCCCGCGCACAGCGGGTTCGAGGCGGCCTCCTCCCATGTCAAGTGGGCCGGTTTGGACAGGAGTTGACTGGTCCGGGCCAGGGCGTAGTGGGCCAGTCCTCCGTAGTTCGTCTCGAAGCCCCACGCCAGCATGCCCGTGCCCAGCATGCCGTCGGCGTGGGTCGCCGGGTCCTCCTCGTCGACGTACACGGGGCTCACCACGACATGGTCGCCCACCCGCCATCTGCGCACACCCGAACCCGTGCGCACGACGACACCGGAGGCGTCCGAGCCGATGACGTGGAAGGGCTGGTCGTGCCGGGCCGCCCAGCGGTCCTGACGGCCGAAGTGCTTCAGGAAGGAGAACGTCGGGATGGGTTCGAACATCGCCGACCAGACGGTGTTGTAGTTGATGCCGCTGGCCATGACGGCCACCAGCACCTCGTTCGGGGCGAGTTCGGGCATCGGCACCGCGCCGATGTGGATGGATTTCCGTACGTCCTTGTCGGCGACTCCGGTGAAGCTGCCGACGTCCTCCGCGCGCAGGTGGGCGGCGGTGAAGCGGTCGGGTGGGGCCAGGTGCTCCAGTTCGGTGCGGGCGGCTCCCGCGACGACTGCCTCGGCCAGGGCATCCATGGTGGTTCCTCCTTGAGGGGATCGACTCGGGTCAGGGGGTCCGCTCGGGCCGGCGCCCGATCAGGGGTCGGCTCGGGCCGGGGCCCGGGTCAGCTCAGGCCGAGGCCCGCCGCGAGCATGGGCCACGACGCCTTGAACTCCTGTCGCCAGTACGACCACGCGTGTGCTCCGCCGTTGTAGAAGTGCACCTGGGCCGGGATGCCGAGGGCGTCCAGCCGCTCGGTGAACCGGTGTGCCTGGGACCAGAGCGCGCCTTCGAGCACCGCACCTTCGAGGTTGTCGAAGTCACCGCCCGCCAGGCCGCTGCCCTGGGAGATGTACAGGCTGGTGCCCTTGAGCTTGGCGGCCTGCGCGGAGGGGTTGTGCCGGTTCCAGTTGTCCCGGTTGAGCAGCGGACTGCCCCAGAGCGTCAGCGGCAACAGCTGTTCCCTGGCGACGATCGCGTTGAGCACGGTCGGCATGCCGAAGGCCGTGGTGTCCAGGATCCCGCTGTACGAGGCGGCCGCCGTGAAGGTCCCGGGGTGCCGGGCGGCGAAGGCCAGGGCACCGTAGCCGCCGGTGGAGACACCGGCGACGGCACGTTTCGTCCCCGCCCGGAACTTCTGCTGCAGCAGCCCCATCAACTCGTCGACCTGGAACGCCTCGTAGTCCGGCGCGTCGGCGCTGCCGTAGTTCCACCAGTCGGTGGGGATGCCGGTGGGGCCGGACGACGGCATCACGGTGATGACGTCCTGGCCGGCGAGGAAGTCGACGACGTCCGTCTCCCTCGTCCAGGACGTGTAGTCGTCGTGCGCTCCCTGGAGGAGGTAGAGCACGGGCCAGGTGCGGTCGGGCTGTGCGGCGTACCCGGTCGGCAGGACCACCCGTACCGGCAGGGACGCGCCCACCGCAGGGGAGGCGACCGTGAGGTCGACGGTTCGGGTGTCGAGCCACTTCTCGGCGACGACCGTGGCGCCCGCGGCCACCTCGGCGGCGGAAGCGGCCGTCGCGGGTGAGGCCGTCGCGGGTGAGGCGCTGAGTGCCACTCCCGTGCCGAGCAGCGCCGTCGTCACCGCGAGCGCGGCACATCTCCGCCGACGAGCCATACGAGTCGTACGAGTCATGGGGCATGTCCCTTCAGGAGTCCCGCAGATCGCGTGTCAGCAGTGCGGCCAGCGTGTCGACGACCGGGGGGTCGAGCAGCGACAGATGGTGGCCGGGCAACGGGACGACGGTCAGGTCGGCGCAGTGCGCGTCCCAGCCGAGCGTCGCGTCGCCGCGTTCGTAGCGTGGGTCGTGGACGGTGTGCGGGGCGGGCTCGCTCGCCCGGTAGAGCAGGGTGCGGCCCGCGTATCCGCCCGGCTGGTGGCGCTCGCCGCTGCGCAGGTCCAGATAGGAGGTCCGCTGGTGTTCCAGGACCGCTTCCGGCAGTTCGACGGTGTCCCGCAGCATCTTGATGACGAGGTCGATCCGTCCCGTGTCGTCGAGCCCGGCGAGTTCGTCGTACGGCAGGTCGAGGGCGGTGCCGTAGGTGCGTTCCACATACGCGGCGAAGTCCCGGAAGTGACGCAGGACCAGGTCTGTCGGGGTGAGGCGGGTGGGCAGAGGCAGTACCGAGTCGAGCAGCACGAGGGCCGGGACTCTGCCGTACGGGGCGAGCAGCCGGACCGCCTCCTGGGCGACCAGCCCGCCGTACGACCAACCGCCGAGGATCCAGGGGCCTTTGGGCAGCTCCTCCCGTACCCTGCGGACGAACTCCTCGGCCCGTCCCGGCACATCGTCGGGGTCGGGCCGCCGGTCGAAGCCGTACACCGGACGGTCGCCGTCCAGGCGCTGGGCCAGCCGGACGTACACATCGGCGGATCCGCCTGCGGCGTGGGCCAGGAAGAGGGGGGTGCCAGGGCCCGTTCCCGGGAACGCGCGGAGAGGGGTCGGGGCGGGGGGCCGGGGCGCGGCCTCTTTTCGTACGAGCGTGTCGGCTTCTGCTCGTGCGAGCGTGTCGGCTGTTTCTCGTGCGAGCGTGTCGGTGGCCGAACTCGGCGCCGCCCGCCGCTCTTTGAGATCGCCGGGCGTCGTCCGGCGTCCCGGGGTACCGACCGTCTCCGCTTCTCCCCCGGTCTCCAGCAGCTCGGCCACGGCCCTCAGCGTTCCGCGTCTGAGCAGCACTCCCGGCTCCATCTCGATGCCGAACTCCCGCTCCACCGCGGCCCGTATCCGCACGGCCGTGAGGGAGTCCAGTCCGAGGTCGGTCAACGGGGTGTCGGGGTCGAGGTGTTCGGGGCTGTAGCCCATGACCGCCGCCACGCACAGCCGGAGCCGTTCGAGAGGACCGGCGGCCGGGTCGAGAGGCATCGCCCGGGGCGGTTCCTCGGCCTCGGACGGCTCCTCCCCCGCCCAGAAGCGGCGGTGCCGCCAGCGGGGCGGCGGGACGTCCACGATGCGGCCCTCGGGATGCAGTCCCTCCCGCGGCTGGGCCACCCGCACTCCGTGGACGAGCAGCGTGGCCAGCGAGGTACGGAACGTGAGCGCGTCGTCGGTGTCGCGTCGCAGGGTGGGCACGATCAGTGCGTCGTCGGCGCCGGCATCGCGAAGGGTGTCGGTCAGCGGATGCAACTGGGTTGCGTGCGGGGCGACTTCGACGAAGACGCGGTGTCCGTCCTCGGCGGCGGCGCGCACCGCCTGGGCGAAGCGGACGGGGTTGCGCAGGTTCGCCACCCAGTACTCCGTGTCGCAGGGCACGCTCTCGCGGGGATCGCCGAGCGCGGTGGAGTAGCGGCGGCAGCGGGGCGCCGAGTGCCTGACCTCGCCCAGTTCCCACGCGAACTCTGGCAGCAGCGGCTCTACTTCGGGTGAGTGGCCCGCTCCCGACACACCCAGCGAACGGGCGAAGCCGCCGTTGCCGGTCACCCGGGCGACGAGTCCGGCCACGTCTTCGGCCGAGCCCGTGACCACGCTCTGCGCGGGCGAGGAGTGCACGGCCACTTCCAGCGTGCCGAACTCCCTTGCCAGGCGCGGGATTTCGGCCGCCGGTAGCTCCACGACCGCCATGGCTCCGCCGGTCATCCGGGCCAGCAGCCTGGAGCGTACGGCGACGATCCGGGCGCCGGTGGCCTCGTCCAGCGCGCCCGACACGACCGCCGCCGCGATCTCGCCCAGGGAGTGGCCGATGACGGCGTCGGGTTCGAGGCCGTAGGAGCGCCACAGTTCGGCGAGAGCGACCTGGACGCCGTAGAGCACGGGCATGACGGTCGCGGGGGTCGAGAGGTCGGCGTCGGATTGGAGGCCGGCGCGCAGGGAGAGCCCCGCGTGGTAGCGCACGATGGCTTCCAGCCGGTCGACGGCTGCCGCGAACACCGGTTCCGTCGCGAGGAGTTGGCGGCCCATGCCGGGCCACTGCGAGCCGTAGCCGGAGAAGACCCACACCATGGGTCCGGGTCCGCCGGGCCGGTCTTCCCCCGTGACGAGCCGCGGTGAGGGGTCGCCTGCCGCAAGGCGGCCGAGTGCGGTGCGGGTCTCGGTGCGGTCGCGGGTGACGAGAGCGGCGCGATGGCGGCCGCGGCCGGCGCGCCCCGCGAGGGTGCGGGCGAGGTCGGCGTCGTGTACGCGCCGGCTGTCGGGGGTGTCCAGCCAGGAGGCCAGCTCACCGGCGTAGGCGCGTACGCGCTCCTTGGTCGGCCCGTCGAGCAGGAGCAGCGCGGGGCGCTCGGCGGGACCCTTCGCCCGGGCGGCCGGGCGGTGTTCGGCGAGGACGACGTGGGCGTTCGTACCGCCGAAGCCGAAGGCCGAGACGCCCGCGGTGGCCGTGCCCGAGTAGCGGGGCCAGGGTTCGGGCGAGCCGACCACGCGCAGGCCGAGCGCGTCGAGGTCGGCGTGCGGACCCGGGCGGGTGAAGTGCAGGTGGGCGGGGATCTCGCCGTGGTGCAGGGCGAGCACGGTCTTGATCAGGCCCGCGATACCGGCGGCCGCCTCCAGGTGGCCGAGGTTCGTCTTGGCGGAGCCGATCAGGAGAGGCTGGTCCAGGGAGCGGTCGCGGCCGAGCACGGCGCCGAGGGCGCTCGCCTCGATGGGGTCGCCGAGGGCGGTGCCCGTGCCGTGCGCCTCCACGTAGTCCACGGTCGTCGGGGCGGTGTGCGCCTCGGCGAGGAGGGCGCACTGGGCCTCGGCGTTGGGGGCGGTCAGGCCGTTGGAGCGGCCGTCGGAGTTGACGGCCGTCGCGTGGATCACCGCCAGGACGCGGTCGCCGTCGCGTTCGGCGTCCGCGAGCCGTTTCAGTACGACGACTCCGCAGCCCTCGCCGCGTACGATCCCGTCGGCCGAGGCGTCGAACGCCTTGCAGCGGCCGTCCGGGGCGAGGGCGCCCGCGCGCTGGAAACCGAGGGTGACGGCGGGGGTCAGTAGCAGGTTCACCCCGGCGGCGAGCGCCGTGTCGCTCTCGCCCGTCACCAGGCTGCGTACGGCGTGGTGCACCGCGACCAGCGAGGACGAGCACGCCGTGTCGACGGACAGGCTGGGGCCGCGCAGGTCGAGGGCGTACGACAGGCGGCCCGCGGCGATGCTCATGGACGCCCCGGTGGCCGTCCAGGCGTCCACGGCGTGCAGGTCGGCTGTCGTGAGGTGCGCGTACTCGTTGCCGCCGATGCCCACGAAGACGCCGGTGCGGGTGCCCGCGAGCGCGGGTGCGGAGAGGGCCGCGTGGTCGAGGGCCTCCCGGGTGACTTCGAGGAGCATGCGGTGCTGGGGGTCCATGGCGGTCGCCTCGTGGGCGGGGATGCCGAAGAACTCGGCGTCGAAGCCGGCGATGTCGTCGAGGCCGCCGAGGAAGGCGCCGTGCCGGTTCACGTCGTCCGGCAGTCGTTCCGGGTCGCTGAGGAACGGGGCCCAGCGGCCGGGCGGGAGCGTGCCTACCGCGTCGCGGCCTTCGGTGAGGAGTTGCCAGTACTCGTC is drawn from Streptomyces liliifuscus and contains these coding sequences:
- a CDS encoding ATP-binding protein; amino-acid sequence: MELATPPPEARAPAAWYSWWLMPLALGAGTVAAAVAGPDSTQIPAIVSGVAATAASAISVRLLVRSQLQMRRSAGEFRNAQAEHSQQWQQHVAGLERKYAAERATYDAQLAEQAKAYEARIAEQTQAWQEQLDRQLAAVALLADQQLPEALERLRAGDSIDDVLPSVNQCAEVSADLQAQLRKVLRTALIGVEQEFNRSTSAEQAVISIGSRIHVLTSKLRGRLHEMQGEHGRLPSVAQGLMELDQQLGPADSLAASIGVLGGSDRPGRQWQEPQRLLSVVRGGIGRIKDFDRVQVQHLPELGVDGGMVDHLTLIFAHLLDNAARYSPPTEPVIVSGKEVPNGVGIEIQDSGKGLNEEKKQEALQSLEGVAPGPGLGGVSEDAHLGLRVVGALARRYGIRVTFADSPWLGTSVVIVVPHKYFSQLPAAVTAPAPAAEASVAPGTGSAQAEEPGQAEEPEETGDTTPGGLPRRRRRAESEKPKSAAREEESTATASHAVPPDESFTGLAAFATAGREPAAGREPAAGHEPTAGRESTEHRTEESD
- a CDS encoding cytochrome P450, which codes for MRGISGPPAAAPTAPGRLPLIGHGHQLARRPLEFMNALREQGSVVKILIGPTAAYVVTDPAVTRRVLVTEVDAFAKGGKIIDALRVFFGDGLATIADGDLHMKHRRLMQPMFNKSHIATRGDVMISHVRTATEAWAEGVARDTYEDMNDLTLSTFLVALFGSGLPGHVEREFQGLMPEIMRGTIRQTILPGWVTKLPLPANRAHERRVARLRALIDQAIDHHRAQLASAEQPAPPPGCPAHQDGPRTEGAASQAGLFSTLLTADDPETGPLSHQQLQDEAITLLTGAIETTGTTLAWTLYEISRNPGIERKLHAELDAVCGERPLRQEDLGSLPYMRSVLKEAMRMYGPAWLVTRITTRPVVLDGVPIPEGADVVYSPYVHQHDPEVYADPAAFDPGRWEPERAKSINRSSFLAFGDGRRKCIGEEFAWTELLIVLATVVQRWRLTLTSAPPRPQAIVTVKPDKLSMTPQPRVPTKAQEHEEQPAPS
- the ccrA gene encoding crotonyl-CoA carboxylase/reductase, with product MDALAEAVVAGAARTELEHLAPPDRFTAAHLRAEDVGSFTGVADKDVRKSIHIGAVPMPELAPNEVLVAVMASGINYNTVWSAMFEPIPTFSFLKHFGRQDRWAARHDQPFHVIGSDASGVVVRTGSGVRRWRVGDHVVVSPVYVDEEDPATHADGMLGTGMLAWGFETNYGGLAHYALARTSQLLSKPAHLTWEEAASNPLCAGTAYRMLVSDRGARMTQGDVVLIWGAAGGLGAYAVQLVRNGGGIAVGVVSSERKAQYARRLGCHHVINREEIGLSGSEPPADPALVGKRLGKLVRAATGEDPHIVFEHVGRATFGVSVFVVRRGGAVVTCGSSTGYQHEFDNRYLWMRLKRVIGSHGSNLHEQAAVGRLLDLGHLAPALTETYPLTDTAEAARLVQNNAHLGKVGVLALAPGPGLGVVDAERRERLTGT
- a CDS encoding alpha/beta hydrolase produces the protein MTRTTRMARRRRCAALAVTTALLGTGVALSASPATASPATAASAAEVAAGATVVAEKWLDTRTVDLTVASPAVGASLPVRVVLPTGYAAQPDRTWPVLYLLQGAHDDYTSWTRETDVVDFLAGQDVITVMPSSGPTGIPTDWWNYGSADAPDYEAFQVDELMGLLQQKFRAGTKRAVAGVSTGGYGALAFAARHPGTFTAAASYSGILDTTAFGMPTVLNAIVAREQLLPLTLWGSPLLNRDNWNRHNPSAQAAKLKGTSLYISQGSGLAGGDFDNLEGAVLEGALWSQAHRFTERLDALGIPAQVHFYNGGAHAWSYWRQEFKASWPMLAAGLGLS
- a CDS encoding type I polyketide synthase, with translation MSVSRREIRELVADRLQDWYGVSAGQLPDDRPLAEAGLTSRDAVALTADLSELAGRRLPDTLLWEAPTIDTLVRRLEETPPRKRRGELRDRPQSTGTHRTEPTPVAVAVVGLGCRFPGGVTSPDEYWQLLTEGRDAVGTLPPGRWAPFLSDPERLPDDVNRHGAFLGGLDDIAGFDAEFFGIPAHEATAMDPQHRMLLEVTREALDHAALSAPALAGTRTGVFVGIGGNEYAHLTTADLHAVDAWTATGASMSIAAGRLSYALDLRGPSLSVDTACSSSLVAVHHAVRSLVTGESDTALAAGVNLLLTPAVTLGFQRAGALAPDGRCKAFDASADGIVRGEGCGVVVLKRLADAERDGDRVLAVIHATAVNSDGRSNGLTAPNAEAQCALLAEAHTAPTTVDYVEAHGTGTALGDPIEASALGAVLGRDRSLDQPLLIGSAKTNLGHLEAAAGIAGLIKTVLALHHGEIPAHLHFTRPGPHADLDALGLRVVGSPEPWPRYSGTATAGVSAFGFGGTNAHVVLAEHRPAARAKGPAERPALLLLDGPTKERVRAYAGELASWLDTPDSRRVHDADLARTLAGRAGRGRHRAALVTRDRTETRTALGRLAAGDPSPRLVTGEDRPGGPGPMVWVFSGYGSQWPGMGRQLLATEPVFAAAVDRLEAIVRYHAGLSLRAGLQSDADLSTPATVMPVLYGVQVALAELWRSYGLEPDAVIGHSLGEIAAAVVSGALDEATGARIVAVRSRLLARMTGGAMAVVELPAAEIPRLAREFGTLEVAVHSSPAQSVVTGSAEDVAGLVARVTGNGGFARSLGVSGAGHSPEVEPLLPEFAWELGEVRHSAPRCRRYSTALGDPRESVPCDTEYWVANLRNPVRFAQAVRAAAEDGHRVFVEVAPHATQLHPLTDTLRDAGADDALIVPTLRRDTDDALTFRTSLATLLVHGVRVAQPREGLHPEGRIVDVPPPRWRHRRFWAGEEPSEAEEPPRAMPLDPAAGPLERLRLCVAAVMGYSPEHLDPDTPLTDLGLDSLTAVRIRAAVEREFGIEMEPGVLLRRGTLRAVAELLETGGEAETVGTPGRRTTPGDLKERRAAPSSATDTLARETADTLARAEADTLVRKEAAPRPPAPTPLRAFPGTGPGTPLFLAHAAGGSADVYVRLAQRLDGDRPVYGFDRRPDPDDVPGRAEEFVRRVREELPKGPWILGGWSYGGLVAQEAVRLLAPYGRVPALVLLDSVLPLPTRLTPTDLVLRHFRDFAAYVERTYGTALDLPYDELAGLDDTGRIDLVIKMLRDTVELPEAVLEHQRTSYLDLRSGERHQPGGYAGRTLLYRASEPAPHTVHDPRYERGDATLGWDAHCADLTVVPLPGHHLSLLDPPVVDTLAALLTRDLRDS